A region of the Chelmon rostratus isolate fCheRos1 chromosome 1, fCheRos1.pri, whole genome shotgun sequence genome:
cctgctcagcactgCTACACAATCATTGTAAGTACTAAAGCAGAGTGACAGTAGCACTattacacaacacacaggcaTATCTATGGAAAAAATGCCAACATTAGCCACCTTAAGCTACTAGTTACACAAGACCAACTGAGGCAGCAGCTGCAAAACTCCTGAGTGTGTTGAATttaaaagagtgtgtgtgggacagaAACAAGATGATAATGTTGTACTGAAACAGACTGACTTGGGAGGATCATATTGAATTCAATATTTGGAGTATATTTTTATACAGAATGAGGATTGTGAATTTTGTTCCACATCACATTCATCGAAATTGTTTTCAGAAAAGATCTGTTATGTCCAATATGAGCAGGAGGAATCATCACAGTGAACAAAACATGAGAATTTTACTTTTAAAGACTGAAGTTGTGTTTTATGAAGAAAGGTTTTTGTCTGCAGAGCATCATGGGTGCAGAGAAACAGGAGCCTGTTCATCACGTAGAGTTTGTGAAGTAATTTAGGCCCTTTAGTGGCACCGTAACTGAATATTTGTGGTCTTATAATCCTAAAAATGTCTGCAGATGGACGGGAATAGGTGATCTTGTTCACTGTTTTTGGTCTTGTGTAAAGATAGAAAAATATTGGAACAACGTCTTATTTGAAATACGAAAGGTTCTGAAGAAGGAATTTGAATTTGACCCGGTTTCCCTCCTTCTAGGTCTTCCCAGTAACCGTTTAACTGATATATATCAGAAAAACTGCATAATATAATGACATTTTGTGCTAGGAAAAACATTCTTCAGCACTGGATCTCAGACAAAACCCCCTCAGTTGTGGGACGGCATAGGACAATAATCGAATATATACCTCTGGACTTTCTGACCTGTCTGCTGCAttacaaaatgaatgtttttgaaaGAGTGTGGAAACCATTTCTTGACtaaattaatgtaaatatttctgcCATAATGACAAGAGCGTTTGTATGAAGGGAAAGaaatcttattttttatttttctttagctCCCATTATATTTCACACTTCATATCATACTGTATAATGTACCTGTTAGTTTGTGATTTTGATCTTTAAGTTGTTTCTCCcaccttgtttttgtttttgtggttgtttatatttgtgtttgttgtttgtgtttgtttattgataaaaattaataaacacataaaaaaaaaatgtctgcagataatttaaaggaaatgtgttCATGAATTTAGAAATGCATCCACAGAAAAGCGTTGTGTTCTTTCCGTTCAGGCAGTTTATGGGAGATGAGGTGAACTCCTGTTTGGATCTGATGGTTTTTAGCTCCAGTCTGAGGAGCACCGTGCTGTAACATTACAGAACAAATCTTACGACCTGACCCTGAATCAGATTTCTTCCATAAGAAGCTTCATGAAGcataaagcaacagaaaaaccttttatttgattttagcCACGTAACTTTTTCTCTCGTAGTAGTGAAAGCTGTACCATCAGGCTTGTTGGCGGCAGAAAAAGATTTATCAAAGCCAGAGTTTACAGGTGAGATGACAGAGCCCTTCCATCAACTGAACTACAGTTTACTATGATTGTCATTATGCACCAGAACGTTTCGCTATATCAGACGTACAAATTAACCACGGCTAGAAGCAATTTACAACATGCACTTCATGAAGAAAGATTGCATAGCTCTTCACTGTTTTGCCCtttaaaactgtgctttttaaaaagaacCCAGTCAGTGGATCTGACCTTTCTGCAAAGCACTGAAGTCAGAAAAGCCCTGTTCTGTTTCCTCCAGATGTGTCTCAGAAGAGCCAAAGAGTCCAGAGGAGACAtcggagctgctgcagagatgctCTCTTGGTATAAAAATAGCCCCATCTTGGTTTATGACTCCTCGTCAGCCTCCAAACGGTTTAGAagtaattaaagaaaaaagcttCATGCAGTAGCAGCTTTGTCTCTGAAACGTCCCCGCTGTCTGTAAGATGCTACATTGGCAAGAAAACGCCTGTGCTTCTGTGAGTCCAGACCAGAGTCCGTGTCAGGTCTCAGGTTCTGCTGGGGAGGAAGACTCTCCACCGGCGATAGAAAGGACAGGCACTGAGTCGAGGTGGGTCTGAGGTTCAGGTGGAAGTGGAGTCTGGAGGGTGAAGACCAGCTGGATCAGGAAACAGGGTCAGACGTCTGTCCGCAGCAGGATCTCATATCTCATATTCGTATGTGGAAGttactgcagatgaaaacaaaaaaacatgatgagtTTATGTGTTGAACCGCAGTCGGTGACTGTTCACACTGTTAAACTCAGGCCTGAGAGAGAATCCACTGATCACATGACtccactgaaatgaactgacttTGCAGCAAAGTTTAGCCATCGTAAGTGCTGTTGTGACGGGACCtttattcagtgtttgaatGATTCTGTTCATTGCAGTGAGGGGGCGCTCTAATGCATCCAGTAAATAAAACGCAGGGTCATCCAGCATATAAACAGGAGGTCATCCTGAGATCAACTTTACACCCCACCTTGCTGCGGTGTGTGTCGGTCCACTGTGACACAGCTGCAACCACATCCATCAGTGACGCTGCTGTGATCAGCGGAGGACTGAAACTTTACACCAGAGAAACTCCTGCCAGTAGAAATAACTCCTGTCAGGGGATCATAAACCTCTGTGTGTGATAATCCTTCAAACTCTGTGGACTCCTGGTACCTGAAACATCAAATCTGTCGATGGTCAAACATGCCCACACTCTGCTATCTTGTTCCCAGTTCATCTTCTTGTCCAGACTGCAGGTCAGCGAAGGAGCACAGAAACTGGATCAACCATCAGATCCTCGTAGTGTTATTCAAGTCAGGAATCAtgctttgcttttaatgtgcagcaaaacacactactgcacatgtgttttgtttttactgcacatgtgtacgtgcagtaaaaacaaaacacacagtgaactGCTTTCGGGGCCTCAGATGTaaactttcacaataaaatagTGCCATTACATCACAATCCTCACAACACATGGTTGAGATTTGGGAGGTGTGACAGTCCTCTCCTCCAACCTGTGGTTATCCACAACCCCTTTCTCTGTGCAGCTTCACACCGACGTTTCTATGAACCGTCACAGAGAATAATCCTGGCCTCAGAAGTTATTGTCTTCTGTCAGCAGACAGGATGTGAATGAGCTGTCGCTCTTAACGACGTGCAGTATCTTAAATAAAGGTCACAGCGCAGGAGGAGCTCTGACTGTGCAAAATGATAACCTGCAGCTCGTCTCCATCAGCCATCACACTCTAACACACTGTTATCACACTTCGTCTCACCTGGTTGCTATGGTGAGAAGATCTGGAGCCTCATCTACAGCTAACCTGGGACAGGTGGTCCAGTGTGTAGAAAGATTTATAACTGGAATCAATGACCAGATAAattcattcttctttttccaGGCGCGTTCTTTCTGCTTGTTTGGGTGGAGAAATGATGAATCATCAGCAGGAAAAGGAGTCTGatgaagctgcactgctggTTTTGTGGGTTTTGTCTCTGAGTGgaccctaacccttaccctaaccgCAGCAGAATaatctgcttcctgtctgagAGGCAGCTCAGGACACTCAGGACCTCCTCAGTCGTCCAGGTCCTGGCTATTCAGGAGGGCTGAATCAAGGTCAACTGGAtgtagaaacttgaaaatgaTTCTCCTCCTGACGGACTGGTGGAGAGTCCCAGGTATTCAACTCCTGTGGGGTCGTGGATTCATTGTCATTAATACCACTTGGGTCAGTCGTTGGGGTCACCTGGGCCAGGTGTAAACAACAGCCGTTATGTTTCTCACATGAGGCCAACTGTGAATAGTCGTTAAAGGGGAGAAAGGACACTATTGGAGGATAAGTGGAGGTGAGATACCCAGCACTCCTCACCAGTTAGACCTGAAGAAGCCCCGCggatgagaaaatgttttcaagtCCGGCTGCCCTTGATTCAGCACTGCTTGAAAACCCCTCATACTTGACCTTGATAGAAAACATCATGAGGGCGAGGACAGACGTGGGAACACAGAGTCAAAACCAACCAAGCAGAGGAAACACCTGCACCATCAGTTTCTCTAAGCTTGTCTGAGTAAATTAGGCTTCAAACACATTTGTCTCCCGCACACAGCTCAGACGGTTATCGTTTGGCAACCCCTGTGGTCGCAGGTTGTAACTGCAGGTCTGTTTCGGTCCCACAGTTCTGGCGGAATTGACCAATTCTGTCCACCAGACAAAAATGATATTTGACTTTTCTGCAAAACAAACTGTATTGTGTTTAATtgtcagaaatgacaaagagagagagagaaagcagccgTCATACCTCAGGAAGTCAGGAGCTTTTGAGACCATGTTCTCGAAGTCTGCAAAGGACAGCTTGCTGTCTCCGTCGAGGTCGGCCTCCTCGATGGCTTTATCGCATACCAGAGTGACCTCTTCTGGTGTCAGCTCTCCTTTGGTCAGTTTGTTCAGAGTCTTCTTCAGGTCCTCCTTACAGATGAAGTTGTCCCTGTTAAAGTCTGGACCACAACCAGCAGATTACCCACAGAAAGACATTTCATTACCCCTCACATTACACGTGTTTGAGATGTAACAAgaagaaaacctgaaaaataCTAGTGAAGAGCCCAACGTTTAAAACGTCTCGacctgcttctgtcctctgggTGTCTAACTCCCACCTCAACAAACCTCTCACCGTATATCTTGAAGGCGTATATGGTCTTGAGCTCTCTGGGTGAAGTTTCACAGAGTGCAGAAAACATGTCGACGAAGTCATTGAAGCTGAGGTTCCCCCGTCCGTCCTCTGAGAACGTCTCCACGATTCTGTCTCTGAATGGGTTCTCCTGTTagacaagcacacacaacaACGCTTACGACAACATGCTAACGCTAATCAGTTAAAGTCggcttctctctgctggaccCTTTACTCCTGCTGACCACCAGACTCAGCCCAATGATGAAGGGACACATTCAAATCAACCGGCCTCGTTCATCTCTCTGTGTCGTCATGGTGACACAGAGTGTGAGTGCTGATAggtcagactcagactcagctGGAGTAGCTGTCCTCCCAGTGCCCCCCTCTCCGGACATTGTGATATTAATTCATGTCTGGAGGTCGGTGCTGTAAAGTCAAAGCTCGACCTGACGGAGCAGCGGGGGATCACATCCTGGTTCATCTCTGGCTGAAGAAGATATAAACATCAAGATGAAcccacagagctgctcagtCTTTAGACACACGAGCAGAAACATCTGTTGGACACGTGTTAACGACATGGTTCACGCATTCATCAACTAATAACGTTAACGATCCTGTGATGTTTCATCCAACACCACCAAAAAGGCAAATCTTCTATCTCTGAACTAATGACGACGAAGGTTGGAGGTTCAAACCCCACGTGGGTCTTGTATCTTCAAGGGTTTTGGACTGTAACAGCTTCACCTGCTGATGAGCTAACTGTGTGGGGGCTAATGTGATCCTGTGATGTCTGGGCTGCCGCGACCACAGAGAGAACAAATGGAGACAAACAcaactgtgattggtcagctggGACTGCCTGTGTTGTTTTCATAGACTGTAGAAATAGTTTATGTAGCTtctgggtctgaaaagtgaagccagtGAGGAAGTGCctttaacatgtttttcttctaatgtccagcagggggcgactccacaAAGCAGTCTGGATGTATAGAAGCTCATGAGAAAATGATTCTACTTCTAGACTACTAGTCAAGAGTTTCTAACACCTTTATGGTCTCAGTCGCTTGTTTCAAGTCTCCCCCCCTGCAGCGTCATGCTCATTTAGTAAATTATGGCCCCATGTAGAATAAGGTAGACCATGAAGCAGGATATGACTTAGGGCGTGACTGCCTTGGTTCTCAatcagatccaatcaggatggAGATGTAGAAGTGTGCATCCATGGCAGCTCCACCCTcttgtccaaatatggtcacttctggctccaaaaatcAAAATGGCAACAACCATAACGCCAAACTCAAAACCATAGTCCAAAAACTATGGTGGCTCCATCCACTGCTTATTATACTGAGGATGTTTTTAACtaaactgaaatgacagctgcAGGAATGTTTACACACTGTTTAATGAGCTGTAGCTAAGTGGCTAATTAGCGAGCCTGCGAACTGACATTAGGCTTTTCCTGTGAATGTGAGGTGCAGAACAAGACGTGTTCATGTTTGTAAGTTAGAAAAGGACACTTTAGCATGATGCTAATGTGGATCGTGTGTGTAGCTGGCTGCTGATTGGCTCTTGTGATCATCTGCTCTGCCTATGATTCAACCTTAAGTTGCTGCTTTATGCAAGATTAGTTGATGGAGAGTCGACGAAGCCGTCGAAGCTAATTGTCTCCCATCAGGACACAAACAGTGATTCACAGAGCTGACATGTTGATTTGTGCTGGAGCAGAAAAAAACGTGTCATTTAATTTCAGCTGGACTTCCAAACATGTCGAAACGTCGCCTGACTCCGCCTCTTTCAGTTATCTTACGCTGTCGATCAAGAAAGTACACACGAGTCCACGCAGTAGCATCGCTGCCATTGACCCAAGATGCACCATGTTTGCTGACAGGTATCGATGTGGTTACAGTAAAAGTAACACAAGGTGACAGGTTGATACCAGGTAGACACGAGGACTCGTTATCAGCCTGTACCTTCAGTTCAGGCATGGTAACGATGAGCGCCAGAGGAACTTTGATGTCGGGGTTGTTGGTGTAGTCCAGCGGCACTAAATGTGGAGCCAGCTCGCGGTACCTGCCATGTAacctgcagaggacagaagacacaatATTACAACAGGTGTGTTTAGTCAAgccagactgagagacagacagacttagagacagactgagagacagactgagagactgagagacagacagactgggagactgagagacagactgagagacagacagacagactgagagacagacagactgagagaaa
Encoded here:
- the LOC121617217 gene encoding LOW QUALITY PROTEIN: calcium and integrin-binding family member 2-like (The sequence of the model RefSeq protein was modified relative to this genomic sequence to represent the inferred CDS: substituted 1 base at 1 genomic stop codon), whose product is MGNKQTTFTDEQLEAYQDCTFFTRKEVLRLHGRYRELAPHLVPLDYTNNPDIKVPLALIVTMPELKVQADNESSSLLCVLVXQENPFRDRIVETFSEDGRGNLSFNDFVDMFSALCETSPRELKTIYAFKIYDFNRDNFICKEDLKKTLNKLTKGELTPEEVTLVCDKAIEEADLDGDSKLSFADFENMVSKAPDFLSNFHIRI